The following coding sequences lie in one Coriobacteriia bacterium genomic window:
- the ruvX gene encoding Holliday junction resolvase RuvX, with the protein MSRLLGLDIGEKRIGVAVSDPGRRVATPLTVLDAARVRADARELIRLIDQYEASGLIVGLPLTLSGEEGPQARRVRESIGRLAQFLPVPVSFVDERLTSSEAGRRMREAGLTEKQQRGSKDMVAAAILLQAYLDESHEEHDDAEADGGANTR; encoded by the coding sequence ATGAGTCGCCTGCTCGGGCTCGATATCGGCGAGAAGCGCATCGGCGTCGCGGTGTCTGACCCGGGTCGCCGGGTGGCCACACCGCTCACCGTCCTGGATGCGGCTCGCGTGCGCGCGGATGCCCGTGAACTGATTCGGCTGATCGACCAGTACGAGGCCTCAGGGTTGATTGTGGGTCTGCCGTTGACCCTGTCAGGCGAGGAGGGCCCTCAGGCGCGCCGGGTACGCGAGTCGATCGGACGCTTGGCGCAGTTCTTGCCCGTACCCGTCTCGTTCGTCGACGAGCGGCTGACATCCAGCGAGGCTGGCCGCAGGATGCGCGAGGCCGGCCTGACAGAGAAGCAACAGCGTGGCAGCAAGGACATGGTTGCGGCCGCGATTCTACTGCAAGCGTATCTCGATGAATCGCACGAAGAGCATGATGACGCGGAGGCTGACGGTGGCGCGAACACCCGCTGA
- a CDS encoding ATPase, T2SS/T4P/T4SS family, with protein MTAHATAQRLGRMLVRATLITEEQLRQAGEESQGRSLIATIDGLGFATETAIAKTVAEQMGLAFVDVGSYDIDPNAAMLISTDLMRKYLVLPIKEEDDELIVAMADPANIFAVDDLRIVTRKEVRPVVAAEGELIIAIERFTTSQANVNDMLGDLEDSLVSHGDEEGEDEGESTGVAKLMNQIVTDAIRQGAGDIYIEPYETQMRVRYRIDGVCREVFTSPKTMHRQLISRLKITSNMDISERRVPLDGRFGVVLDGKSVDFRVATLPLVHGELAVLRLLRKDSIMLSLADLGFGEQNMRLLLDALALPYGAILVTGPTGSGKSTTLYAAINETNDPKTNLITVEDPVEYRLPGLSQVHVNEKAGLTFAAALRSILRQDPDKVMIGEIRDKETGTIAIEAALTGHLVLSTLHTNDAPSALTRLTEMGIEPFLTASAVTLVVAQRLARRLCKECKQQYTPEEVALQRIGYPFEAGNPPKLFRATGCKKCGGIGYKGRMGVHEVMAMSETMERLTVENASSDEVKRQAIAEGMLTLRDDGFSKVGQGITSLEEILRVVV; from the coding sequence GTGACCGCACACGCGACCGCACAGCGGCTCGGGCGTATGCTCGTACGCGCAACACTCATCACCGAGGAGCAACTGCGGCAGGCTGGGGAGGAGTCGCAGGGGCGGTCGCTCATCGCCACTATCGACGGGCTCGGCTTCGCGACCGAGACGGCGATCGCCAAAACCGTCGCCGAACAGATGGGGCTGGCCTTCGTCGACGTGGGCTCTTACGACATCGATCCCAACGCCGCGATGCTCATATCCACGGATCTGATGCGCAAGTATCTCGTTCTCCCGATCAAGGAAGAAGACGACGAGCTGATCGTCGCGATGGCCGATCCCGCCAACATATTCGCCGTTGACGACCTGCGAATCGTCACTCGCAAGGAGGTTCGTCCGGTCGTTGCGGCCGAGGGCGAACTCATCATAGCGATCGAGCGATTCACGACGAGTCAGGCCAACGTCAACGACATGCTCGGCGATCTTGAGGATTCTCTCGTCTCGCATGGTGACGAGGAGGGGGAAGATGAGGGTGAGAGCACCGGCGTCGCCAAGCTCATGAACCAGATCGTCACCGACGCGATTCGGCAGGGTGCAGGTGACATCTACATCGAGCCGTACGAGACCCAGATGCGCGTCCGGTACCGCATCGACGGCGTCTGCCGCGAGGTGTTCACGTCTCCCAAGACGATGCACCGGCAGCTCATCAGCCGGCTCAAGATCACTTCCAACATGGACATCTCCGAGCGACGGGTCCCCTTGGACGGCCGATTCGGAGTCGTGTTGGACGGCAAGTCCGTGGACTTCCGCGTTGCCACTCTTCCGCTCGTGCACGGCGAACTGGCGGTTCTGCGACTACTGCGCAAGGACTCGATCATGCTCTCGCTCGCGGACCTCGGTTTCGGCGAGCAGAACATGCGCTTGCTTCTGGACGCGTTGGCGTTGCCGTACGGGGCGATTCTCGTCACCGGCCCGACGGGCTCGGGAAAATCGACGACTCTCTACGCCGCCATCAATGAGACCAACGACCCCAAGACCAACTTGATCACCGTCGAGGACCCGGTCGAGTACCGCCTTCCGGGCCTCTCTCAGGTGCACGTCAACGAGAAGGCCGGGCTGACGTTCGCGGCGGCGCTGCGCTCCATCCTGCGTCAAGACCCCGACAAGGTGATGATCGGTGAGATCCGTGACAAGGAGACCGGCACGATCGCCATCGAGGCGGCGCTCACGGGACACCTTGTGCTGTCGACCCTGCACACCAACGACGCGCCGTCGGCGCTCACGCGGCTGACCGAGATGGGAATCGAACCGTTCCTGACGGCCTCCGCGGTCACGTTGGTGGTAGCCCAGCGTCTCGCGCGTCGGCTCTGCAAGGAGTGCAAGCAGCAGTACACCCCCGAGGAGGTCGCGCTGCAGCGCATCGGGTACCCGTTTGAGGCCGGCAACCCTCCGAAGCTGTTCCGCGCAACAGGCTGCAAGAAGTGTGGCGGGATCGGCTACAAGGGCCGAATGGGCGTGCATGAGGTGATGGCGATGTCCGAGACGATGGAGCGGCTCACCGTCGAGAACGCCTCGTCTGATGAGGTGAAACGTCAGGCGATCGCCGAGGGCATGCTCACCTTGCGTGACGACGGGTTCTCCAAAGTCGGTCAAGGCATCACGTCTCTCGAGGAGATTCTGCGCGTCGTCGTGTGA
- a CDS encoding roadblock/LC7 domain-containing protein — MADNAFGDFFLTDVDDEPLDEDDDLIAVPVVVPTAATSAAVAPVAPEPVATTPVPTPAPSPAPAARPAAGVRKATREERLAVALNELMQESQEIQAAALVSLDGFTMASALPDGMQEDRVGAMSAAILGLGERAAAELGRGSLTQVFIEGEGGYVMLIAAGDRAVLTCLADIDAKLGLVLYDMRAAADAIAGILG; from the coding sequence GTGGCAGACAACGCGTTTGGCGACTTCTTCTTGACTGACGTCGACGATGAGCCCCTCGACGAGGACGATGACCTGATCGCCGTTCCTGTCGTGGTACCGACGGCTGCCACTTCTGCAGCGGTCGCACCCGTCGCCCCCGAGCCGGTGGCGACGACGCCCGTCCCGACTCCCGCACCTTCGCCGGCCCCCGCTGCTCGTCCCGCAGCGGGCGTACGCAAAGCCACCCGCGAAGAGCGGTTGGCGGTGGCGCTCAATGAGCTCATGCAAGAGAGTCAGGAGATCCAGGCGGCGGCCCTCGTGTCGCTCGACGGGTTCACCATGGCCTCGGCGCTGCCCGATGGCATGCAGGAGGATCGCGTCGGCGCGATGTCGGCGGCGATCCTCGGGCTCGGCGAACGCGCTGCGGCCGAGCTTGGACGGGGATCCCTTACTCAGGTGTTCATAGAAGGGGAGGGCGGATACGTGATGCTTATCGCGGCGGGGGATCGCGCCGTTCTCACCTGCTTGGCTGACATCGACGCGAAGCTTGGCCTGGTTCTCTACGACATGCGTGCCGCTGCGGATGCCATCGCCGGCATCCTTGGCTAG
- a CDS encoding YqeG family HAD IIIA-type phosphatase has translation MLSPDYYHRSVHDIDLDALKGRGVDTLLVDLDNTLLPRDTNIVPDDLHAWAARVTQSGFTVCLVSNNWHDRVFGVADELGFKLVAKAVKPLPFALLKGLSLVGSSRSRAAVVGDQMFTDVLGGKLIGAVTVLVAPLSESDLPHTLLLRRLERALLADRQPVP, from the coding sequence GTGCTCTCACCCGACTACTACCACCGCAGCGTCCATGACATCGATCTTGATGCGCTCAAGGGCCGCGGCGTGGACACGTTGCTCGTCGACTTGGACAACACGTTGTTGCCGCGCGACACGAACATCGTGCCCGACGACCTGCATGCGTGGGCCGCTCGAGTCACCCAGTCCGGCTTCACGGTGTGCCTTGTCTCCAACAACTGGCACGACCGCGTATTCGGAGTGGCTGATGAGCTCGGCTTCAAGTTGGTCGCCAAAGCGGTCAAGCCGCTGCCCTTCGCCCTTCTCAAGGGACTGTCGCTCGTCGGCTCGTCCCGATCGCGGGCTGCTGTGGTGGGCGACCAGATGTTCACCGATGTGCTCGGCGGCAAGCTCATCGGCGCTGTGACGGTTCTCGTGGCGCCGCTGTCTGAGTCGGACCTACCTCATACGTTGCTCCTGAGGCGCCTTGAGCGGGCGCTGCTGGCGGACCGCCAGCCTGTGCCCTAG
- the aroE gene encoding shikimate dehydrogenase, with product MRSIDGQTKIAGVLGRPLGHSLSPAMHNAVYQQLELNWVYLPVELADEVGLRRFMALAPSLRCVGFNVTMPFKQAVLELCDEVATAASMAGAVNTVHVVEGRLVGYNTDGRGLLEALEEEAGFTPAGKDVVILGAGGAAGAAFVAFLLARAASITVVNRDMDRADELIDRMRGHLGAAKASSVSVYAAEQQIGAADLIVNATPAGMKPEDESPIPVEWLRPGQLVYDMVYGTPEPTALVSGARSVGARALDGLGMLVCQGAIAVDIWNDSKQVRTPRETMRAAAEAALCARGAGGRP from the coding sequence ATGAGAAGTATCGACGGACAGACGAAGATCGCGGGTGTCTTGGGGCGGCCCCTTGGCCATTCTCTTTCACCGGCGATGCACAACGCCGTCTACCAGCAGCTGGAGCTCAACTGGGTCTACCTGCCGGTCGAACTCGCTGACGAGGTCGGTCTGCGTCGGTTCATGGCGCTGGCGCCCTCGCTTCGCTGCGTGGGATTCAACGTGACCATGCCCTTCAAGCAGGCTGTCTTGGAGCTCTGCGACGAGGTCGCGACGGCGGCCAGCATGGCGGGAGCGGTCAACACCGTGCACGTCGTGGAGGGACGGCTGGTGGGGTACAACACCGATGGTCGTGGGCTACTCGAGGCCTTGGAAGAGGAGGCGGGCTTCACGCCCGCGGGCAAGGACGTGGTGATACTGGGGGCCGGGGGTGCGGCAGGCGCGGCGTTCGTGGCGTTCCTGCTGGCGCGCGCTGCATCGATCACCGTCGTGAACCGCGACATGGATCGTGCTGACGAACTCATCGATCGCATGCGTGGTCACCTCGGGGCGGCGAAGGCCTCGTCGGTCTCCGTCTACGCGGCCGAGCAACAGATCGGTGCTGCCGACCTGATCGTCAACGCGACGCCTGCAGGGATGAAGCCAGAAGACGAGAGCCCCATCCCCGTCGAGTGGCTGCGACCGGGACAGCTTGTCTACGACATGGTCTACGGGACCCCGGAGCCCACGGCGCTCGTCTCAGGCGCACGCAGCGTCGGCGCGCGTGCGCTCGATGGCCTGGGGATGCTCGTGTGCCAGGGTGCGATCGCGGTGGACATCTGGAACGACAGCAAGCAGGTTCGGACCCCGCGGGAGACGATGAGAGCGGCCGCCGAAGCCGCCCTTTGCGCACGAGGCGCAGGGGGACGACCGTGA
- the alaS gene encoding alanine--tRNA ligase, giving the protein MKSAEIRESFLTFFEGKGSRRLPSSSLIPDDPSLLLTTAGMVQFKPVFLGVKELGFTRATTVQKCVRTTDIDIIGTTGRHHSFFEMLGNFSFGDYFKREAIRWSWEYSVDVLGLDESRIWASIYEDDDEAEALWLQESRVPAERIVRMGAKDNFWSAGPTGPCGPCSELYYDQGPALGCGSKTCAPGCDCDRYLEYWNLVFMQYDRGEDGSLTPLPKQNIDTGMGLERIAAILQGVDTNFETDILRNMMSLAEEITHVTYGGGGRNDTSLRILADHARAVSFMIADGILPGNEGRGYVLRRLLRRAVRHGRLLGVEDAFLFRLVANVIEQMGEAYPELVAHKELIHRIVSSEEERFSATLKTGVAFLEVELSTMAAGGESMLDGGIAFTLHDTYGFPYELTAEIVAEKGYTVDEEAFRAEMTAQRDRARAAVKDDSWSAYGGAFASIAKGSKATEFLGYESDEADATVLAILADGVLVETASDGDAVQVVLDRTPFYGEQGGQVGDTGVLTTESGARVRIDDTKIPEPGVYAHSGVVESGTLAVGESVHAAIDVIRRERIRRNHTATHLLHWALRLVLGEHATQAGSAVTPDRLRFDFTHFEGLSRQQLDKIERLVNAKVFENHPVLAYETSLATAREQGVTALFGEKYTEFVRVLEVGNFSRELCGGTHISRTSEIGFVKVISEGSVGANLRRIEAVTSFDAYDLIRTEEAELTEAADVMKVPPRDVAEKAALLVKRVKELESGGQRLKDAVSDDLISKLLDTAVDSGGYRLVVTKAVELRAAGMRTLWDILRARGVDAVVLVASDVDTDKPIFLAAGNDKALGAGFDAGSIVRAIAPVLDGRGGGKPALAQGGGEDATKLDEALILVRGMLGVG; this is encoded by the coding sequence GTGAAGTCGGCTGAGATTCGAGAGAGCTTCCTGACGTTCTTCGAGGGCAAGGGGAGCAGGCGGCTGCCTTCTTCTTCGCTCATCCCCGATGACCCGTCGCTCCTGCTCACCACGGCGGGCATGGTGCAGTTCAAGCCCGTGTTCCTGGGCGTGAAAGAGCTCGGGTTCACGCGTGCGACGACTGTGCAGAAGTGCGTGCGCACGACCGACATCGACATCATCGGCACGACCGGGCGGCATCACAGCTTCTTTGAGATGCTCGGCAACTTCAGTTTCGGCGACTACTTCAAGCGGGAAGCGATTCGCTGGTCGTGGGAGTACTCCGTCGATGTGCTGGGGCTCGATGAGAGCCGGATATGGGCGTCGATCTACGAGGACGATGACGAGGCCGAGGCGCTGTGGCTTCAGGAGTCGCGCGTGCCCGCTGAGCGCATCGTGCGGATGGGAGCGAAGGACAACTTCTGGTCCGCCGGTCCCACGGGTCCGTGTGGACCGTGTTCTGAGCTCTACTACGACCAGGGTCCTGCGCTGGGCTGTGGGTCAAAGACGTGTGCACCCGGGTGCGACTGCGATCGCTATCTGGAGTACTGGAATCTGGTCTTCATGCAGTACGACCGTGGCGAGGACGGGAGCCTGACCCCGCTTCCCAAGCAAAACATCGACACCGGCATGGGTCTGGAGAGGATCGCCGCGATCCTGCAAGGCGTCGACACCAACTTCGAGACCGACATCCTGCGAAACATGATGTCGCTCGCCGAGGAGATCACCCACGTGACGTACGGGGGCGGCGGACGCAACGACACGTCACTGCGCATCCTCGCTGATCACGCGCGCGCCGTCTCGTTCATGATCGCCGATGGCATCCTCCCCGGTAACGAAGGGCGCGGCTATGTCCTGCGCCGACTCCTTCGTCGCGCGGTGCGCCATGGTAGGTTGCTGGGCGTCGAGGACGCGTTCCTCTTCAGGCTCGTCGCCAACGTGATCGAGCAGATGGGCGAAGCCTACCCCGAGCTGGTGGCGCACAAGGAGCTCATCCATCGCATCGTGTCGAGCGAGGAGGAGCGCTTCAGCGCCACCCTCAAGACCGGCGTGGCCTTTCTGGAGGTCGAGCTGTCCACGATGGCTGCGGGTGGCGAGAGCATGCTCGACGGAGGAATCGCCTTCACGCTCCATGACACCTACGGGTTCCCGTACGAACTCACGGCCGAGATCGTCGCTGAGAAGGGCTACACGGTCGACGAGGAGGCCTTCCGCGCCGAGATGACTGCGCAGCGCGACCGTGCACGGGCCGCGGTCAAGGATGACTCATGGTCGGCGTATGGCGGGGCGTTTGCCTCAATCGCCAAGGGCTCGAAGGCCACGGAGTTCTTGGGCTACGAGTCCGACGAAGCGGATGCGACCGTCCTGGCCATACTCGCGGACGGTGTGCTGGTCGAGACGGCCTCTGATGGCGACGCTGTGCAGGTCGTCTTGGACCGCACGCCCTTCTACGGCGAGCAGGGCGGTCAAGTAGGTGACACCGGGGTCCTGACCACCGAGTCGGGTGCGCGGGTTCGCATCGACGACACCAAGATCCCCGAGCCCGGCGTGTACGCTCATAGCGGCGTCGTCGAGTCGGGAACGCTTGCAGTCGGTGAATCGGTGCATGCGGCCATCGACGTCATACGGCGCGAGCGCATTCGGCGCAACCACACTGCGACTCACCTTCTGCACTGGGCGCTGCGCCTCGTGCTCGGTGAGCACGCCACGCAGGCGGGGTCCGCCGTGACACCGGATCGTCTGCGCTTCGATTTCACCCACTTCGAGGGGCTGTCTCGTCAGCAACTCGACAAGATCGAGCGGCTCGTCAACGCCAAGGTGTTTGAGAATCACCCGGTGCTCGCTTACGAGACCTCGCTCGCCACGGCGCGCGAACAGGGTGTCACCGCCCTGTTCGGCGAGAAGTACACCGAGTTCGTACGGGTGCTCGAAGTGGGCAACTTCAGTCGCGAGCTGTGCGGCGGCACCCACATCTCTCGGACCAGTGAGATCGGCTTCGTGAAGGTCATCTCCGAGGGCTCAGTGGGTGCCAACTTGCGCCGCATCGAAGCCGTGACGAGTTTCGACGCCTACGACTTGATTCGCACGGAGGAGGCCGAACTCACCGAGGCGGCCGATGTCATGAAGGTGCCGCCGCGCGACGTTGCCGAGAAGGCTGCCCTGCTCGTGAAGCGCGTCAAGGAGCTCGAATCGGGTGGACAGCGCCTGAAAGACGCGGTCTCCGATGACCTCATCAGCAAGCTGCTGGATACGGCGGTGGACTCCGGTGGCTACCGGCTCGTGGTGACCAAGGCGGTTGAGCTGCGCGCGGCCGGCATGCGCACGCTGTGGGACATCCTCAGGGCACGCGGAGTGGACGCGGTCGTTCTCGTGGCCAGCGACGTGGACACCGACAAGCCGATCTTCCTGGCCGCGGGCAACGACAAAGCCCTCGGTGCAGGCTTCGATGCCGGATCCATCGTACGGGCGATTGCCCCGGTGCTCGACGGGCGGGGCGGTGGCAAGCCCGCCTTGGCTCAGGGCGGTGGCGAGGATGCGACCAAGCTCGATGAAGCACTCATCTTGGTGCGAGGCATGCTGGGTGTTGGCTGA
- the mltG gene encoding endolytic transglycosylase MltG, with amino-acid sequence MNRTKSMMTRRLTVARTPAERRRRARFARRALVILVSGLLVFGVLMAWAAWSILYRVEEVVTEGRPVQIEIENGSTTAAIGAQLAEAGVIPNRTMFRVQARIGRADGKLRSGVYDLATGMSYSSVLDQLQAGPLIEYMSVTIPEGFVVEQVADRLEKQAGIPADETLALAKGGAREFVEDHPYLEDAYDGSLEGYLFPKTYRLKQGATAREALEMMLDQFDREIVEVDTEAAKSRGLGLNELVVLASMVEREAQLDRERPIVASVIMNRLAKNMLLEIDATVEYVLPGNRFRLSYRDTEVDSPYNTYRNKGLPPGPIASPGLASLQAAATPADTRFIYYVLTGKDGTHTFTTNRADFLKAKQKSKEVFGK; translated from the coding sequence ATGAATCGCACGAAGAGCATGATGACGCGGAGGCTGACGGTGGCGCGAACACCCGCTGAGAGGCGACGGAGAGCCCGGTTCGCGCGGCGGGCCCTGGTCATCCTCGTCTCAGGTCTACTGGTCTTTGGAGTGTTGATGGCATGGGCTGCCTGGTCGATTCTCTATCGCGTTGAAGAGGTCGTGACCGAAGGCCGACCCGTTCAGATCGAGATCGAGAACGGTTCAACGACCGCCGCTATCGGCGCCCAGCTGGCCGAGGCCGGCGTGATACCCAACCGGACGATGTTTCGGGTTCAGGCGCGTATCGGGAGAGCCGACGGAAAGCTGCGCTCAGGCGTCTACGATCTGGCTACGGGGATGTCATACAGCTCCGTACTCGACCAGCTTCAAGCAGGTCCGCTGATCGAGTACATGAGTGTCACGATTCCCGAGGGTTTCGTGGTCGAGCAGGTCGCGGACCGGCTTGAGAAGCAGGCCGGTATCCCCGCGGATGAGACTCTGGCGCTTGCCAAGGGCGGAGCCCGGGAGTTCGTCGAGGATCATCCGTACCTTGAAGACGCCTACGACGGCTCACTCGAGGGCTACCTGTTCCCGAAGACCTACCGTCTGAAGCAGGGGGCGACGGCCCGCGAGGCGCTCGAGATGATGCTCGACCAGTTCGACCGCGAGATCGTGGAGGTGGATACGGAAGCGGCGAAATCTCGCGGGCTGGGTCTCAACGAACTCGTCGTTCTGGCGTCCATGGTCGAGCGCGAGGCGCAGCTCGATCGCGAGCGCCCGATCGTCGCCTCCGTGATCATGAACCGCCTTGCGAAGAACATGCTGCTTGAGATAGACGCCACGGTCGAGTACGTCCTGCCGGGCAACCGTTTCCGGCTGAGCTACCGTGATACTGAAGTCGACAGTCCGTACAACACGTACCGGAACAAGGGTCTTCCGCCAGGCCCGATCGCAAGTCCGGGGCTGGCATCGCTTCAGGCTGCAGCGACTCCTGCCGACACACGGTTCATCTACTATGTTCTGACGGGCAAGGACGGTACGCACACGTTCACTACGAATCGGGCGGACTTCCTTAAGGCGAAGCAGAAGTCGAAAGAGGTGTTCGGCAAGTGA
- a CDS encoding ABC transporter ATP-binding protein, whose amino-acid sequence MTSGNEKPVATPAILIEGARKGYGAAAVGRPEAVVEVSLSVSPGTIHGLLGPNGAGKTTTLKMLLGLVKPSGGRFEILGVDATTPGARSQLGFLAEQPYFPPQLRAGEALRFYGRLSGLSRDRIDGELDALLKRVGLEGRGDVTLSRFSRGMLQRLGLAQALLGAPPVVVLDEPASGLDPVGQRDVRNLMLKMKSQGTTVLLSSHQLSEVEAVCDEVTVLDRGRVAGRGHIDDLLNVAGQTSIRARGTGELPEPVARAASEVAFSGEVTEFSVSDESVRRIVDVLDDAGWRVVSVVPKRESLEDYFARLLSRNEGEAA is encoded by the coding sequence GTGACATCGGGCAACGAGAAGCCGGTGGCGACGCCGGCGATCCTGATCGAGGGCGCGCGCAAAGGCTACGGGGCCGCAGCGGTGGGCAGACCCGAGGCGGTCGTCGAAGTGTCGCTGTCCGTCTCGCCGGGCACCATCCACGGGCTGCTAGGCCCCAACGGCGCCGGAAAGACCACGACCCTCAAGATGCTTCTTGGCCTAGTGAAGCCCTCCGGGGGACGATTCGAGATCCTTGGTGTGGATGCCACGACGCCCGGCGCGCGATCACAGCTGGGATTTCTGGCCGAGCAGCCCTACTTCCCGCCACAACTGCGTGCAGGCGAAGCCCTTCGCTTCTACGGCCGCCTATCGGGCCTTTCCCGCGACAGAATCGATGGTGAGCTCGATGCGCTGCTGAAACGGGTCGGGCTTGAGGGCCGTGGTGATGTGACGCTGTCACGCTTCTCCCGGGGAATGCTACAGCGCCTTGGCCTGGCGCAGGCGCTTCTGGGCGCTCCGCCCGTGGTGGTCTTGGATGAGCCGGCTTCAGGGCTTGATCCGGTAGGCCAGCGTGACGTGCGCAACCTCATGCTGAAGATGAAGTCTCAGGGCACGACCGTCCTGCTGTCTTCGCACCAGCTTTCAGAGGTTGAAGCGGTGTGCGACGAAGTGACCGTGCTTGACAGGGGACGTGTCGCAGGGCGTGGGCACATCGATGATCTACTGAATGTCGCCGGACAGACGTCGATTCGCGCACGCGGAACGGGTGAGCTGCCTGAGCCGGTCGCTCGCGCGGCGAGCGAGGTCGCGTTCAGCGGCGAGGTGACCGAGTTCTCCGTGTCGGATGAGTCCGTGCGCAGGATCGTCGATGTTTTGGACGATGCGGGGTGGCGTGTCGTCTCCGTGGTGCCGAAGCGTGAGAGTCTCGAGGATTACTTCGCGAGGTTGCTCTCCCGAAACGAAGGGGAGGCAGCGTGA